The Triticum aestivum cultivar Chinese Spring chromosome 3A, IWGSC CS RefSeq v2.1, whole genome shotgun sequence genome includes a region encoding these proteins:
- the LOC123063675 gene encoding transcription factor PCL1 has translation MGEEAGGYGFDFGGGGGGYGGYDGRVTEWETGLPGCDELTPLSQPLVPPGLAAAFRIPPEPGRTLLDVHRASSATVSRLRSTSSSPSSGNGHAGTHANGGSFPSFPGKGAAAGDDSGNRDNNSAESAGEKAAATKRARLVWTPQLHKRFVEVVAHLGIKSAVPKTIMQLMNVEGLTRENVASHLQKYRLYVKRMQGLSNEGPSASDHIFASTPVPPSLREPQVPHAAAMAPAMYHHHPAPMGGVAAGHGGYYQQQHSGHAVYNGYGGHGHGGGVSSYPHYHHGDQ, from the coding sequence atgggggaggaggccggcggctacGGTTTTGACttcgggggagggggcggcggctatgGAGGGTACGACGGGAGGGTCACGGAGTGGGAGACGGGCCTGCCGGGGTGCGACGAGCTGACCCCGCTCTCGCAGCCGCTGGTGCCGCCGGGGCTCGCCGCGGCGTTCCGCATCCCGCCGGAGCCGGGGCGGACTCTTCTCGACGTGCACCGCGCGTCCTCCGCCACCGTGTCCCGCCTCCGCTCCACCTCCTCGTCCCCCTCCTCCGGCAACGGCCACGCCGGCACCCACGCCAACGGCGGCTCCTTCCCCTCCTTCCccggcaagggggcggcggcgggggacgACAGCGGCAACCGGGACAACAACTCTGCCGAGTCGGCCGgggagaaggcggcggcgacgaAGCGGGCGCGGCTGGTGTGGACGCCGCAGCTGCACAAGCGGTTCGTGGAGGTGGTGGCGCACCTGGGGATCAAGAGCGCGGTGCCCAAGACCATCATGCAGCTGATGAACGTGGAGGGCCTCACCCGCGAGAACGTCGCCAGCCACCTCCAGAAGTACCGCCTCTACGTCAAGCGGATGCAGGGCCTCTCCAACGAGGGGCCCTCCGCCTCCGACCACATCTTCGCGTCCACGCCCGTGCCGCCCAGCCTGCGCGAGCCCCAGGTGCCGCACGCCGCCGCCATGGCCCCCGCCATGTACCACCACCACCCGGCCCCCATGGGCGGCGTCGCCGCCGGCCACGGCGGGTACTACCAGCAGCAGCACAGCGGCCACGCCGTCTACAACGGGTAcggcggccacggccacggcggcggcgTCTCCTCCTACCCGCACTACCACCACGGCGACCAGTAA